From the genome of Microbispora sp. ZYX-F-249, one region includes:
- a CDS encoding DUF6545 domain-containing protein has product MRQARALHELRPLWKALIGRYPDIALDMDGPLRFRLYRRVLEIRDGMLSLTSVMPAPASEDPREVAAWVTSALRASRPEQGQSVPSGSIPGPDFAGDIERETQWLRQVAAACKQVAKERTVSPAD; this is encoded by the coding sequence ATCCGGCAGGCCCGTGCCTTGCACGAACTACGTCCGCTGTGGAAGGCATTGATCGGCCGGTATCCGGACATCGCGCTGGACATGGACGGTCCGCTTCGGTTCCGGCTCTACAGGCGTGTGCTTGAGATCCGTGACGGGATGCTGTCACTCACCTCCGTCATGCCGGCGCCGGCGAGCGAAGATCCACGGGAGGTGGCGGCATGGGTGACGTCAGCGTTGCGGGCGAGCCGTCCGGAACAGGGGCAGAGCGTGCCGTCCGGAAGCATTCCGGGACCGGACTTCGCCGGTGACATCGAAAGGGAGACCCAGTGGCTTCGGCAGGTCGCAGCGGCGTGCAAGCAGGTCGCCAAGGAGAGAACCGTTTCGCCCGCGGACTGA